The Lolium rigidum isolate FL_2022 chromosome 1, APGP_CSIRO_Lrig_0.1, whole genome shotgun sequence region TATAAGACTTGGTAATGTAGGTCGTAGATGTTCTAAAGCAATGCAAAATCGCCACAAATGCTAATTCAGGAAAAAAGGAATTTCGCTAGAGTAGGCACGATATACTGCTGCTGCACAACACAATACAAAACTAAACTTTAGCAAGGTAGAACTAGCAGAGTACAACACAGGGGAAAGCTTCAAAAGTTTTGCAGTCTGAGTTATCTATATCCGTCGAAGAACTTTTTCTGCAGCCTCAACAGTTTTCTCaatatcttggggtgtgtgagcCAAGCTGGTAAAGCCTGCCTCGAACTGGGACGGCGCTAGATATACACCTTCTTCAAGCATTCCACGGTGGAACCTCCCAAACTTAGCGGTATCGCTCTTCTTGGCATCATCAAAGTTGTAAACAGGACCACTCCCGAAGAAGAATCCAAACATTCCTCTGATGTGTCCTCCACACATCTCATGCCCTGTTTTAGCGCCAGCATCCAATATACCCTGGACAAGTTCACCAGTGACCTTGTCCAAGTATTCATAGGTGCCAGGCTCCATCAGACGCTTGAGCGTGTGGATTCCAGCAGTCATAGCTAGAGGGTTTCCACTGAGGGTTCCTGCCTGGTACATCGGCCCTGCTGGAGCAACCATCTCCATGATGTCCTTCCGCCCACCGTAAGCACCAACTGGAAGACCACCACCAATAATTTTCCCCAACGTTGTCACATCAGGGGTGATTCCAAAATACTCTTGAGCTCCACCATACGCTAAACGAAAACCAGTCATCACTTCATCAAAGACCAGAAGTGCACCATCTTGTTTGGTAACCTCACGGAGAGCATTTAGGAAAGCAGGTGTTGGAGGAATGAAGCCAGCATTGCCGACAACCGGCTCTAGGAAGACTGCAGCAATCTCCCCTTTGTTATCCTCAAACAGCTTTTTTACTGCTTCGGCATCATTATATGGTGCTGTGAGAGTCCCAACGGTGGCTCCCTTGGGGACTCCAGGGGAATCTGGGAGGCCAAGGGTGGCAACACCACTGCCAGCTTTAACAAGGAAGGAATCAGCATGGCCATGGTAACAGCCTTCGAACTTCAGAATCTTTTCCCTCCCGGTGAATGCACGTACAAGGCGGAGTGCTCCCATGCAGGCTTCTGTTCCAGAATTTACAAAACGGACCATCTCAATACTGGGGACAGCTGAGATAACCATCTGAGCCAACACATTCTCCAACGCACATGGAGCAccaaagctagttcccttcttcaGAGTTTCAATCAGTGCAGCATTCACCTGAATTAAGAAAAGAAGATTTCAGTAAGACCAATTTGGCTCAGTACAGTCAAGTCAGTTTGATCTTAACTTTTCTAAATCAAGCAAGATGTTTTTATTTCATACTCAATGAGCATTCAGAAGTCTTGAGATGAGATATCTTCTTAGGCTATTCGACAAGTTTGGTTAACAAGATCTGAGCAACAAAGATTACAGCATGTTACTACTTTAACTAGTGTTACCTTTTTTCTTTCGAGAAACGGAAAATAGTTTCTAATTTAATtactaagtactatgaagaaagttcaattaggatgaaagattcaatgccacaacttTATGAAATGTAGAGGGAGAGGAGAATGTACCGTATCATCTGCGTGACCAATGATGGCAGGACCCCATGAACCAACATAATCAATGTATTCGTTCCCATCAACATCCCACATGTGAGAACCTTTTACCGAATCGAAAACTATGGGCTGCCCGCCAACTGACTTGAAGGCACGGACTGGAGAATTAACACCTCCAGGCATCAGTTCCTGTGAAGTCAAACATAGACCAGTAAATGGGAGTAACGAACATGAAATGTGACTAAGATCACAAACAACAAAGGAATGTAACAGTCTTATAGATGAGGACCGAGTGCACCATCTCATTAAAGTTTTGCATCAGAACAGTGTATGCGCCAACAATTTCAGCCCATGTAAATGAAAGATTTCAACTACTGTTTCCTAAGATCCAAAAGATGACTAAGAGGAATGGTCCATTTTGTACACTTTTTCAGTCCAATTACCTATGGAGACCTTCCACCTTGTATGCTCATCGAGGATGTAAGATCCTGTGGCAAAATGGGATAGTATACCTTAGCTTAACATAGCTGATTGATTTTGTGTTTATGTTCTAAGTCTGTCCAAATGTAGCAATCTGATCCAAGGGCACAGTTGACCTTGCATTGCGGCATCTAGACCTCTAGTCTCCAACCTTCTCCTAACTGAACCTGAAATATCATCCTATGCAACGCATTCTAGTCGCATGAACAGATGCAAAAGCACGCAAATTAGCCCCAATTCTTCCAGTGGAAAGTTCCAATTGGGCGGCAGAAAACGCACGTCTCCGCACAATTGCACACAGAAAATTACCGCTACAAACACCTAACAGAACCAACCTCGCAGCCCGAAAAACACACCAGATACTAAAACTACCTAATAAGAAGAGAGAAAGGAGAAGGCAGCACCTTGGCGGCGTTGAAGATCTCCTCGGACTTCTGTACCGTGTAGGCCTTCTCGCCGACGGAGATGGCGGCCCGCACCACCGACCGGGCGCGGGGCGCGCGCGAGGCCTTGG contains the following coding sequences:
- the LOC124703468 gene encoding glutamate-1-semialdehyde 2,1-aminomutase, chloroplastic, which encodes MAGAAAAAAAAAVASGISIRAVSAPKASRAPRARSVVRAAISVGEKAYTVQKSEEIFNAAKELMPGGVNSPVRAFKSVGGQPIVFDSVKGSHMWDVDGNEYIDYVGSWGPAIIGHADDTVNAALIETLKKGTSFGAPCALENVLAQMVISAVPSIEMVRFVNSGTEACMGALRLVRAFTGREKILKFEGCYHGHADSFLVKAGSGVATLGLPDSPGVPKGATVGTLTAPYNDAEAVKKLFEDNKGEIAAVFLEPVVGNAGFIPPTPAFLNALREVTKQDGALLVFDEVMTGFRLAYGGAQEYFGITPDVTTLGKIIGGGLPVGAYGGRKDIMEMVAPAGPMYQAGTLSGNPLAMTAGIHTLKRLMEPGTYEYLDKVTGELVQGILDAGAKTGHEMCGGHIRGMFGFFFGSGPVYNFDDAKKSDTAKFGRFHRGMLEEGVYLAPSQFEAGFTSLAHTPQDIEKTVEAAEKVLRRI